A single Bacillus sp. OxB-1 DNA region contains:
- a CDS encoding cache domain-containing protein has protein sequence MAAIAVVMVITAIVVSLDTREIMTRYTETELSSKSKSVVKDVESFLMVKGALVNQITADQTVLHYLETALSREEALANAYYNDMNLSLEAIKSMNPDVAMIWVASEKANFLTGTGDVLSAPDFDLYSRPWYEPVKEMEGVYFTEPYMDQVFGKVILSVMKQVKVDNETVGIVAVDLFLDSLPSIMEESKIGQTGFSMLLTSSGQVMYRPVEKLIMQEPLTNQTGDIGEVAREMTAGKSGLKTVEIDDQQYYIGYEPVKTTG, from the coding sequence TTGGCCGCAATTGCTGTAGTTATGGTGATTACGGCTATTGTTGTGAGCTTGGATACAAGAGAAATCATGACCCGGTATACCGAAACGGAGTTATCCAGTAAAAGTAAATCTGTTGTTAAGGATGTAGAAAGTTTTTTAATGGTAAAAGGGGCGCTAGTCAACCAAATTACAGCTGACCAAACTGTGCTTCATTACCTAGAGACGGCGCTCTCACGTGAAGAGGCATTGGCCAATGCCTATTATAACGACATGAATCTATCACTGGAAGCAATTAAAAGCATGAATCCGGATGTGGCGATGATCTGGGTGGCGAGCGAGAAGGCAAACTTTTTGACGGGGACGGGTGATGTTCTTTCCGCTCCTGATTTTGATCTGTACAGTAGGCCTTGGTACGAGCCGGTGAAGGAAATGGAAGGGGTATATTTTACAGAGCCGTATATGGACCAAGTATTTGGAAAAGTAATTTTAAGCGTGATGAAACAGGTTAAGGTGGATAATGAAACAGTAGGTATTGTAGCAGTTGATCTCTTTCTTGATTCCTTGCCTTCCATTATGGAGGAATCGAAAATAGGGCAAACAGGTTTTAGCATGCTACTAACGTCGAGTGGGCAAGTGATGTATCGTCCGGTTGAGAAACTGATAATGCAGGAGCCTCTTACTAATCAAACGGGAGATATCGGAGAGGTTGCAAGAGAGATGACCGCTGGAAAGAGTGGACTGAAGACGGTGGAGATTGACGATCAACAGTACTACATTGGTTATGAGCCAGTTAAGACTACTGGTTAG
- a CDS encoding MaoC/PaaZ C-terminal domain-containing protein, with protein MQVLEPIEKPEITHQQLVKYAGASGDFNPIHTVVPVGEEAGLGGVIAHGMLAMGFAGQALAQWFPRKNLRNFKVRFKKMTRPGEKLTISGSVLEEVERDGEVWLLGKVIVASEEETKLDGRFEVIKE; from the coding sequence ATGCAAGTATTAGAACCGATTGAAAAACCGGAGATCACACATCAACAGCTCGTGAAGTATGCGGGAGCCTCTGGTGATTTTAATCCCATCCATACCGTTGTTCCCGTTGGAGAGGAGGCTGGATTGGGGGGCGTGATCGCTCATGGCATGTTGGCGATGGGATTTGCCGGACAAGCCCTTGCGCAATGGTTTCCACGCAAAAACCTTCGGAATTTTAAGGTGAGATTCAAAAAGATGACCCGTCCTGGCGAAAAATTGACGATTTCAGGAAGTGTATTGGAAGAGGTGGAACGAGACGGCGAAGTATGGTTACTTGGGAAGGTGATTGTCGCAAGCGAGGAAGAAACGAAACTCGATGGACGATTTGAAGTAATTAAAGAATAG
- a CDS encoding 3-hydroxyacyl-CoA dehydrogenase family protein — MNLKKQFPNLRFSFKELLKRMVEAGHLGKKSGKGFYEYS, encoded by the coding sequence TTGAACTTGAAGAAGCAATTTCCCAATTTAAGATTTAGTTTTAAAGAGTTACTGAAAAGAATGGTAGAGGCGGGGCATTTAGGAAAGAAATCGGGTAAAGGATTTTATGAGTACTCATAA
- a CDS encoding IS4 family transposase has translation MDKNTRKTSFGKWLNAIDFEKFNEIVTIHGQDRYTKKLTTQAYTLLMLYAQLMESDSLHALEAALTNRDFQRAIGVDSISVSQLSRKNNRLDPTVLSNLFMQLVSQIAVQKLSPKKGLLLKIIDSTTIPLNVNHFKWAEFRETKAGVKLHIRLVFDENGTHYPDKEVITNAKEHDRNQLEVLVDDKEAMYVFDRGYVDYERFDRFTDDGLFFVCRLKKNAVLHPIHTFSLPEGSDALSDTMAFVGANPNCTENVFRILVIPDGKGGELRLITNRFDISAEEISEIYRSRWAIELFFKWLKQHVKIKHFYGQSEYAVKNQIYLALIAYCLNVLIQSETNSRKSILAISRILAANLWESSRYWLRRIRSGSIP, from the coding sequence ATGGACAAGAATACACGAAAAACTTCATTTGGTAAATGGCTGAATGCCATTGATTTTGAGAAATTCAACGAAATTGTGACCATACATGGGCAAGACCGGTATACAAAGAAGTTAACGACGCAAGCTTACACACTTCTCATGCTGTATGCTCAATTAATGGAGTCAGACAGCCTGCACGCACTGGAAGCAGCGCTGACAAACCGGGATTTCCAACGGGCGATCGGCGTGGATTCCATCAGTGTGTCGCAGCTTTCCAGAAAGAATAATCGGTTGGATCCAACGGTTCTGTCGAATCTTTTCATGCAACTGGTTAGTCAGATCGCTGTACAAAAACTTTCGCCCAAAAAGGGGTTGCTCCTGAAAATCATCGACTCCACAACGATCCCGTTGAACGTAAACCATTTTAAATGGGCCGAATTCCGGGAGACCAAGGCCGGCGTAAAGCTGCATATACGCTTGGTGTTCGATGAAAACGGCACTCATTACCCCGACAAAGAGGTCATCACGAACGCCAAGGAGCACGACCGTAATCAACTCGAAGTGCTTGTTGACGACAAGGAGGCCATGTATGTTTTCGACCGCGGGTATGTGGATTATGAACGGTTTGACCGCTTCACGGACGATGGGCTTTTCTTCGTCTGTCGGTTGAAGAAGAATGCCGTTCTGCATCCCATCCACACATTCTCCCTTCCGGAAGGGAGTGATGCCCTTTCCGACACGATGGCGTTCGTAGGCGCCAATCCGAACTGTACGGAGAACGTTTTCCGAATCCTTGTCATCCCTGATGGCAAGGGGGGCGAATTGCGGCTGATCACCAATCGTTTCGACATTTCCGCGGAGGAAATCAGCGAAATCTACCGTTCTCGCTGGGCCATCGAATTGTTCTTCAAGTGGCTCAAGCAGCACGTGAAGATCAAGCATTTCTACGGTCAAAGTGAATACGCTGTGAAAAACCAGATTTATCTGGCTCTGATTGCCTATTGTCTGAACGTCCTGATTCAATCGGAAACAAACAGCAGGAAATCCATCTTGGCGATTTCACGTATTCTAGCCGCTAATCTATGGGAGTCGTCCCGGTATTGGCTTCGTAGAATCAGGAGTGGAAGCATACCGTAA
- a CDS encoding methyl-accepting chemotaxis protein codes for MSRDLNGLIRIVKGTGSQVASSAEQLNASADQTAQAAQRVAETTESVSKGAMQQIDSTREATETVGRMSGTLNKLFADSDAVPRSSEEAVQKAKQGEKAVVSAITQMETIEDTVNTSEDMMEKLGKRSSEIGQIVDTIVAISNQTNLLPLNASIEAARAGEHGKGFAVVASEVKKLAEQSQQAAGHIGDLIKEIQTDTELTITSIKSGTREVKKGRKSCTQPCFTGLQADA; via the coding sequence ATGTCCAGAGATCTGAATGGGCTTATCCGGATTGTAAAAGGTACTGGTTCACAGGTGGCTTCTTCGGCCGAACAGTTGAATGCGAGTGCCGATCAGACTGCACAAGCTGCCCAACGAGTAGCAGAAACAACCGAGTCGGTGTCGAAGGGAGCAATGCAGCAGATCGATAGTACAAGAGAGGCCACCGAAACAGTTGGTCGAATGTCTGGGACCCTTAACAAATTGTTTGCTGATTCGGATGCAGTGCCAAGAAGTTCTGAAGAAGCGGTTCAAAAAGCAAAGCAGGGCGAAAAAGCAGTTGTTTCCGCAATTACCCAAATGGAAACCATCGAAGATACCGTCAATACATCGGAAGACATGATGGAAAAGCTAGGTAAGCGATCCAGCGAAATCGGTCAGATTGTGGATACGATTGTTGCGATTTCCAACCAGACAAATTTGTTACCCTTGAATGCTTCGATTGAAGCAGCGCGTGCAGGTGAACACGGAAAGGGTTTTGCAGTTGTAGCAAGTGAGGTAAAGAAACTTGCGGAACAGTCCCAACAGGCGGCAGGTCATATTGGAGATCTGATCAAGGAAATTCAGACGGATACAGAGCTTACGATTACTTCGATTAAAAGCGGCACACGTGAAGTGAAAAAAGGTCGGAAGTCGTGCACACAGCCGTGTTTCACAGGTCTCCAAGCAGATGCATGA